A genomic stretch from Mycobacterium malmoense includes:
- a CDS encoding (deoxy)nucleoside triphosphate pyrophosphohydrolase: MPTQVVVAAAIISGSRVLVAQRVRPPELAGRWELPGGKVAPGETERDALARELAEELGLEVGDVAVGDRLGDDIPLDDATTLRAYRVRLIHGEPRPRDHRALRWATAAELRDVDWVPADRGWLEDLTRAL; this comes from the coding sequence ATGCCGACCCAGGTCGTCGTCGCCGCAGCGATCATCTCCGGCTCCAGGGTCTTGGTGGCGCAACGTGTCCGGCCGCCCGAGCTGGCCGGCCGCTGGGAACTGCCCGGCGGCAAGGTCGCGCCCGGCGAAACCGAGCGCGACGCGCTGGCCCGCGAGCTCGCCGAGGAGCTGGGCCTCGAGGTTGGCGACGTCGCGGTCGGCGATCGGCTTGGCGACGACATTCCGCTGGACGACGCGACGACGCTGCGGGCGTATCGCGTGCGGCTGATTCACGGTGAGCCACGCCCGCGTGACCACCGGGCGCTGCGCTGGGCGACGGCGGCCGAGCTGCGCGACGTCGACTGGGTGCCCGCCGATCGTGGCTGGCTGGAGGACCTGACTCGGGCGCTTTGA
- a CDS encoding phage major capsid family protein — protein sequence MRDLATKPTSVFTLEAHQDRCRVIAHLSQPVPYRYLQDVPELQSWLVREMYEGVLAALESQIISGSGSGENMLGLLNTSGLTTVAFDTDALTTLRHAQTQLQLLGENPTAIALHPADAEAIDLTRWGASGGLLSSGFQHPNTAGYGSSDNFFGPSDQIKRVISPSVPQGTGIVADWNQIKIFVREDFVLLMNIYGEAEFSTNSYVLRGEGRYGIGVLRPQAFAVCSLASS from the coding sequence TTGCGGGACCTGGCCACCAAGCCCACAAGTGTCTTCACGTTAGAAGCACACCAGGATCGGTGCCGGGTCATCGCGCACCTGAGCCAGCCCGTGCCGTATCGCTATTTGCAGGATGTGCCGGAACTGCAATCGTGGCTGGTCCGAGAAATGTACGAAGGCGTTCTCGCTGCGCTGGAGAGCCAGATCATTAGCGGTTCCGGCTCCGGCGAAAACATGTTGGGACTGTTGAACACCAGTGGCCTGACCACGGTGGCCTTCGATACCGACGCGCTGACCACGTTGCGTCACGCACAGACGCAGTTGCAACTGCTCGGTGAGAATCCAACCGCCATCGCGTTGCACCCCGCTGACGCTGAGGCCATCGACCTGACCCGTTGGGGAGCATCAGGCGGATTGCTGAGTTCAGGCTTCCAGCACCCCAACACGGCGGGCTACGGCAGCAGCGACAACTTCTTCGGTCCCAGCGACCAGATCAAGCGCGTCATCTCCCCGAGCGTTCCGCAGGGCACCGGCATTGTGGCGGACTGGAATCAGATCAAGATTTTCGTCCGCGAAGATTTCGTTTTGCTGATGAACATTTACGGCGAAGCCGAATTCTCCACCAACAGTTACGTTCTGCGTGGTGAAGGCCGTTATGGCATTGGCGTTCTGCGGCCCCAGGCATTCGCCGTATGCAGTCTGGCCAGTTCCTAA